One region of Demequina sp. TMPB413 genomic DNA includes:
- the htpX gene encoding zinc metalloprotease HtpX: MTTRRYFNGAKTLGLFVLLWAVLLGLGSFISGGSYLWIFALMGVVTTFIGYWNSATLAIRAMQARPVTEVEQPAMYRIVRELSREANQPMPRLYVSPTAAPNAFATGRNPSNAAVCCTEGILSLLTERELRGVLGHELMHVYNRDILIGSVAAAIAGVITSVATMVMWFGGGRDSRDNPLGIFGLLAMLILAPLAATLIRMSISRTREFDADEDGARLTGDPAALASALRKLESGTAARPLQQSPQLENVSHLFIANPFNGVGLARMFSTHPPMDERVARLEQMNANRGLL, translated from the coding sequence GTGACGACGAGACGCTACTTCAACGGCGCCAAGACGCTGGGTCTCTTTGTCCTGCTCTGGGCCGTGTTGCTGGGGTTGGGCAGCTTCATCTCTGGAGGCAGTTACCTGTGGATCTTCGCGCTGATGGGCGTGGTCACCACCTTCATCGGCTATTGGAACTCCGCCACCCTCGCCATCCGAGCAATGCAAGCCCGACCCGTCACTGAAGTCGAGCAGCCAGCGATGTACCGCATCGTCCGCGAGCTCTCGCGTGAAGCCAATCAGCCGATGCCTCGGCTGTACGTCTCCCCGACGGCCGCGCCCAACGCCTTCGCAACGGGCCGTAACCCGTCCAACGCTGCGGTGTGCTGCACCGAGGGAATCCTCTCGCTTCTCACCGAGCGTGAGCTGCGTGGAGTTCTTGGCCACGAGTTGATGCACGTCTACAACCGGGACATTCTCATCGGGTCGGTTGCTGCCGCGATCGCCGGAGTGATCACGTCGGTCGCCACCATGGTCATGTGGTTTGGCGGCGGGCGTGACAGTCGCGACAACCCCCTGGGGATCTTCGGGCTACTCGCCATGCTGATTCTGGCGCCGCTTGCCGCCACCCTGATCAGGATGTCGATCTCGCGCACTCGCGAATTCGATGCCGATGAAGACGGCGCGCGACTGACTGGCGACCCGGCGGCCCTCGCGTCGGCACTACGCAAGTTGGAGTCTGGCACCGCGGCTCGGCCACTCCAACAGAGCCCGCAACTCGAGAACGTCAGCCACCTGTTCATCGCGAACCCCTTCAACGGCGTGGGCCTCGCGCGCATGTTCTCGACCCACCCGCCGATGGACGAACGTGTCGCGCGCCTTGAGCAGATGAACGCCAACAGGGGCTTGCTCTAG
- a CDS encoding N-acetyltransferase, whose product MIAWRGADAVGCVLVSAPKHGTSDIKRLWVTPAHRGHGAAGALMTYAWDAAQAMEARRVALTVSPWRTAAIRLYERMGFRVVESWDDREGLVCMEYVLAAPADVGEES is encoded by the coding sequence TTGATCGCATGGCGCGGTGCCGACGCGGTGGGATGCGTGCTCGTGTCGGCCCCCAAGCACGGAACAAGCGACATCAAGCGGCTCTGGGTCACGCCGGCTCACCGCGGTCACGGTGCGGCCGGCGCCCTCATGACGTACGCATGGGACGCCGCGCAGGCGATGGAGGCACGGCGTGTCGCCCTGACCGTGTCGCCGTGGCGGACGGCAGCAATCCGTCTGTACGAGCGCATGGGATTCCGAGTGGTGGAGTCGTGGGACGACCGCGAAGGCTTGGTCTGCATGGAGTACGTTCTTGCAGCACCGGCCGACGTTGGTGAGGAGAGTTGA
- a CDS encoding DUF4125 family protein, which translates to MSEHDAADEGGLFAQTLEKSEAIVAHEFAQFQLVSNEGGRAACQDDWPMFRQMRLSQFLTWTLPMLDSYAEDLDDADAAGRNLLTEKYARMMESTEPERYAREIAPHLPVLTPERVALHEHIVAIQVAWARDFRGRYPRLGEAMRALTTDQDTLVDTSFETYLRGELGTYSERTLELYRGLVETMAGRGENLTEKTIAYTVALAGFADLAEAEAAQA; encoded by the coding sequence ATGAGCGAGCACGACGCAGCGGACGAGGGCGGGCTGTTCGCTCAGACGCTGGAGAAGTCTGAGGCGATCGTCGCCCATGAGTTCGCGCAGTTCCAGCTCGTGAGCAACGAAGGAGGGCGCGCCGCATGCCAAGACGATTGGCCGATGTTCCGCCAGATGCGCTTGAGCCAGTTCCTCACGTGGACCCTGCCGATGCTCGACAGCTACGCCGAGGACCTTGACGACGCCGACGCCGCCGGCCGCAACCTGCTCACCGAGAAGTACGCGCGGATGATGGAGTCGACGGAACCCGAGCGGTATGCGCGGGAGATCGCACCCCACCTGCCCGTGCTGACGCCAGAGCGGGTGGCGCTTCACGAGCACATCGTCGCCATTCAGGTCGCCTGGGCCAGGGACTTTCGCGGGCGCTACCCGCGATTGGGTGAAGCGATGCGTGCGCTCACCACTGATCAAGACACGTTGGTCGACACGTCCTTCGAGACGTACTTGAGGGGCGAACTGGGCACGTATTCCGAGCGCACCCTCGAGCTCTACCGCGGGCTTGTCGAGACGATGGCGGGCAGGGGCGAAAACCTGACGGAGAAGACCATCGCCTATACGGTGGCATTGGCCGGATTTGCCGACCTTGCCGAGGCGGAGGCCGCCCAAGCATGA
- a CDS encoding FAD-dependent oxidoreductase, producing the protein MTTERPLRVAVIGAGPAGTYAADILSKSNLPVSIDIIERLPAPFGLVRYGVAPDHPRIKQIIVALANVLSRGDIRLLANVNIGTDLTLQDLREHYDAVIFATGSFKDADLNIPGIDLEGSFGAADFVSWYDGHPDVPRTWPLTAKEVAVFGVGNVALDVARILAKHPQDLAGTDIPENVMEALKTSPVTDVHVFGRRGPAQVKFSPLELRELGHVPDVDVIVYPEDYDFDEGSMAAVEGHHQTKQVVKTLTDWTLREPTGASRRIHLHFLQAPHEVLGEDGKVTGVRVERTALTGDGNSKGTGGFIEYSVQAVYRAVGYYGTPIEGIPFDESKGTIANVGGRVVAGGDVLPGYYTTGWIKRGPVGLIGSTKSDAAETIENLVEDADRLFAESEAGAEQLSPDNVMKLLKGRGVPVVQWKDWEVLDAFERATGEAEGRERLKVVPREDMTDIALGRD; encoded by the coding sequence GTGACTACGGAACGACCGCTGCGCGTCGCTGTCATCGGGGCCGGCCCCGCCGGAACCTACGCCGCCGACATCCTCAGCAAGTCCAACCTGCCCGTCTCCATCGACATCATCGAGAGGCTGCCAGCGCCGTTCGGTCTGGTGCGCTACGGAGTCGCTCCTGACCACCCCAGGATCAAGCAGATCATCGTTGCGCTCGCGAACGTCTTGAGCCGTGGCGACATCCGACTTTTGGCCAACGTCAACATCGGCACCGACCTTACGTTGCAGGACCTCCGCGAGCACTACGACGCCGTTATCTTCGCAACCGGTTCATTCAAGGACGCCGACCTCAACATCCCTGGTATTGACCTAGAAGGATCGTTCGGCGCGGCCGATTTTGTGAGTTGGTATGACGGCCACCCCGACGTCCCGCGCACGTGGCCATTGACGGCCAAGGAGGTCGCGGTTTTCGGCGTGGGAAACGTCGCGCTCGACGTGGCGCGCATCCTGGCGAAGCACCCGCAAGACCTCGCAGGAACGGACATCCCAGAGAACGTCATGGAGGCCCTGAAAACGTCGCCAGTGACGGACGTCCACGTGTTCGGACGGCGCGGTCCGGCGCAGGTCAAGTTCTCGCCGCTGGAACTGCGAGAACTGGGTCATGTGCCCGACGTGGATGTCATCGTGTACCCGGAGGACTACGACTTTGACGAGGGCTCCATGGCCGCCGTCGAGGGTCACCACCAGACCAAGCAAGTGGTCAAGACGCTCACGGATTGGACCCTGCGCGAGCCCACCGGAGCTTCACGCCGCATTCACCTGCACTTCTTGCAGGCACCGCACGAGGTGTTGGGCGAAGACGGCAAGGTGACGGGTGTGCGCGTCGAGCGCACGGCGCTCACCGGGGACGGAAACTCCAAAGGCACTGGAGGGTTCATCGAGTACTCGGTGCAGGCCGTGTACCGCGCGGTCGGCTACTACGGCACGCCTATCGAGGGCATTCCGTTTGACGAGTCGAAGGGCACTATTGCCAACGTGGGCGGTCGCGTGGTCGCTGGCGGCGACGTGCTGCCCGGCTACTACACCACCGGCTGGATCAAGCGCGGACCGGTGGGCCTCATCGGTTCCACCAAGTCGGATGCGGCGGAGACCATCGAGAACCTCGTAGAGGACGCCGACAGGCTGTTCGCCGAATCCGAGGCTGGCGCAGAGCAGCTCAGCCCCGACAACGTGATGAAGTTGCTGAAGGGGCGCGGAGTGCCCGTGGTGCAGTGGAAGGACTGGGAAGTGCTCGATGCCTTCGAGCGCGCGACCGGAGAGGCCGAGGGTCGCGAGCGGCTCAAGGTGGTTCCGCGCGAGGACATGACGGATATCGCGCTGGGCCGCGACTAG